A genomic segment from Prochlorothrix hollandica PCC 9006 = CALU 1027 encodes:
- a CDS encoding Uma2 family endonuclease, producing the protein MLTTAPPRHYSPAEYLAQEEAADFRSEYHNGAIIPMTGGSLNHNQIVINLCALFKTALKQYSNTSTPAKAYTSDLRVLIPAHNRYTYPDLVVIQGSPQFLDDRTDTILNPTLILEVLSKSTQDYDRGDKFLFYRSIPSLQEYILIDQYKIHLEQFSKLDDRNWNYRPYGPDESALSLTTLGLALPIAEIYEDVMFDAAEPSQLS; encoded by the coding sequence ATGCTCACCACTGCCCCCCCTCGCCACTACAGCCCCGCTGAATACCTTGCCCAGGAAGAAGCCGCCGACTTTCGCAGCGAGTACCACAACGGAGCAATTATCCCCATGACCGGTGGCTCCCTCAACCACAACCAGATTGTGATCAATCTTTGTGCTTTGTTTAAGACTGCCCTGAAGCAATACTCGAACACATCCACTCCCGCCAAAGCCTATACCAGCGATCTCCGGGTCTTAATCCCCGCCCATAATCGCTATACCTATCCCGATCTAGTGGTGATCCAAGGTTCCCCGCAGTTTCTGGACGATCGCACCGACACTATTCTCAACCCCACCTTAATCCTTGAAGTTCTCTCTAAATCGACCCAAGACTACGATCGCGGCGACAAATTCCTATTCTACCGCTCGATTCCGTCTCTACAGGAATATATCCTCATTGATCAGTATAAAATCCACCTAGAGCAGTTCAGTAAGCTGGACGATCGCAATTGGAACTACCGCCCCTACGGTCCCGATGAGTCTGCCCTGAGCCTGACGACGCTGGGGTTAGCGTTGCCGATCGCTGAGATTTATGAAGATGTGATGTTTGATGCTGCCGAACCGTCGCAACTGAGTTAA
- a CDS encoding ribonuclease toxin HepT-like protein yields the protein MSKLISAVEDIRPAFLSAPTLQILNPLRSFRHFVRHAYGSDIKSSQRQANLALALAVRDPFSQDMACFLETLTPIVDSTPEGSRDR from the coding sequence TTGAGCAAGTTGATCAGCGCCGTCGAAGATATACGCCCCGCTTTTCTCTCTGCCCCAACCCTCCAAATTCTCAACCCCCTGCGCAGCTTTCGCCATTTTGTCCGCCATGCCTACGGCAGCGACATCAAGAGTAGCCAACGACAAGCTAATTTAGCCCTAGCTTTAGCCGTTCGAGACCCGTTCAGCCAAGATATGGCTTGCTTCCTAGAGACGTTGACCCCGATCGTCGATTCCACCCCAGAAGGATCAAGAGATCGCTAA
- a CDS encoding Uma2 family endonuclease: MYTIISPTELHLDPGSVVRLPGTWQDYCTLCDRRGDGSIPRLKYKSGEILLMSPLPRHGREAHLLARIVELLLESQNRNYEGFTPITMRDPQVGGIEPDYCFYIDNWQAAAGKDRIDWQTEPPPDLVIEIDVSSYTDVVDYAPYGVPEVWIFRRSGLAIYQLQGSGYEPAIASRFFPDVKLGAIVAATLDRAAIDGSGTALRHLRQSLTP, encoded by the coding sequence ATGTATACCATCATTTCCCCCACTGAACTGCATCTAGACCCCGGTAGTGTTGTCCGGCTTCCTGGCACCTGGCAAGATTATTGTACGCTCTGCGATCGACGGGGTGACGGCTCTATTCCCCGCCTCAAATATAAATCTGGTGAAATTCTCCTTATGAGTCCCCTACCCCGCCATGGCCGTGAGGCCCATCTTCTTGCTCGCATTGTTGAGCTACTGCTTGAAAGCCAAAACCGCAACTATGAAGGGTTTACGCCGATTACGATGCGGGATCCCCAGGTAGGTGGCATTGAACCAGACTATTGCTTTTATATCGACAACTGGCAGGCTGCTGCGGGCAAAGATCGCATTGACTGGCAAACTGAGCCACCCCCCGATTTAGTGATTGAAATTGATGTCAGTTCCTACACCGATGTGGTTGACTATGCGCCCTATGGTGTCCCGGAAGTGTGGATTTTCCGCCGCAGTGGTTTGGCCATTTATCAGCTTCAGGGGTCGGGCTATGAACCGGCGATCGCCAGCCGCTTTTTCCCGGATGTTAAGCTAGGGGCGATCGTGGCCGCTACCCTAGACCGCGCCGCGATCGACGGCAGCGGCACCGCCCTCCGCCACCTCCGCCAATCCCTGACTCCTTAA